A section of the Campylobacter porcelli genome encodes:
- the nifJ gene encoding pyruvate:ferredoxin (flavodoxin) oxidoreductase, translating into MNKIMKTMDGNEAAAYASYAFTEVAGIYPITPSSPMADHVDIWASEGKKNLFGMPVKVVEMQSEAGAAGTVHGSLQAGALTTTFTAAQGLLLKIPNMYKIAGQMLPGVIHVAARSIAAQALSIFGDHQDIYACRQTGFAMLATGSVQEVMDLAGVAHLSAIKGRVPFMHFFDGFRTSHEIQKIEVMDYSVFDRLLDKEAVEEFRRTSMNPENPKIRGTAQNDDIYFQTRELTNKFYDAIPDIVAYYMDEISKVTGRKYAPFVYYGAKDATRVIVAMGSVTQTLEEVVDYLNSKGEKVGVLKVHLYRPFSIKHMFDVMPTSVEKIAVLDRTKEPGSLGEPLYLDIKAAYYGKENTPIIVGGRYGLSSKDVDPAQMLAVYENLNSPTPKDGFTIGIIDDVSFTSLPVGDKISLSDKDCIECLFYGLGADGTVGANKNSIKIIGDKTDLYAQAYFAYDSKKSGGYTRSHLRFGKNPIRSTYLVSNPHFIACSVAAYLDIYDVVDGLRDGGTFLLNSIWDAKKTIEKIPNRVKRILAQKNANFYILNATKLAYEIGLGNRTNTIMQSAFFKLSGIIDYEEAQKYMKEYAYKTYHKKGDKIVEMNYRAIDEGASELVKIDIDPSWVNLSDDVKEDKYKGSDFVENIVKPMNAARGDYLPVSAFVGYEDGSFESGTTEFEKRGVGVMVPKWIEENCIQCNQCAFVCPHAVIRPFLIDENEMANAPQGVKDRAIDAKGKELTGLKYKIQVSPLDCTGCELCAHECPSKEKSLVMVPLNGEIEKGEQENADYLFKKVVYKDDLMNKQSVKGSGFAQPLFEFHGACPGCGETPYITLITRLFGEQLMVANATGCSSIYGGSAPSAPYRKSNKTGNGVAWANSLFEDNAEFGMGMEIAMQTIRNRVESIMLNTKDKAPNAIAALYNDWLANKNDRIVTQSIRDTLVPLLEANSNFEGAKELLSLKQYIAKKSQWIIGGDGWAYDIGYGGLDHVLASGENVNVLVLDTEVYSNTGGQSSKSSRSGSVAQFSASGKAVQKKDLGQISMTYGNIFVAQINLNASQANVIKAITAAEAYDGPSLIIAYSPCIAHGIKGGLTMSGEQAELATACGYWPTYVYDPSLVSQGKNPLKITSKEPNWDRYEEFLLNEVRYNSLKKINPSHADELFAQNLSDAKRRYRQLKRLAAADYSDELN; encoded by the coding sequence ATGAATAAAATTATGAAGACCATGGATGGCAATGAAGCAGCAGCATATGCATCATATGCTTTTACTGAGGTTGCTGGAATATACCCCATAACTCCTAGCTCTCCTATGGCAGACCATGTGGATATATGGGCTAGTGAGGGTAAGAAAAATCTCTTTGGTATGCCTGTTAAAGTAGTAGAGATGCAAAGCGAAGCAGGAGCAGCTGGAACGGTGCATGGAAGCCTTCAAGCTGGAGCATTGACTACTACATTTACAGCCGCTCAAGGGCTATTGCTTAAAATTCCAAATATGTATAAAATCGCAGGTCAAATGCTACCAGGAGTAATCCATGTTGCGGCTCGCTCTATTGCTGCTCAAGCTCTATCTATATTTGGCGATCATCAAGATATATATGCTTGTAGGCAGACTGGTTTTGCTATGCTTGCAACTGGCTCAGTCCAAGAAGTAATGGATTTAGCTGGAGTAGCTCACCTTAGTGCTATTAAGGGTAGAGTGCCATTTATGCACTTCTTTGATGGGTTTAGAACTAGCCATGAAATTCAAAAAATCGAAGTGATGGATTATAGTGTATTTGATAGATTGCTTGATAAAGAGGCGGTTGAAGAGTTTAGACGCACTTCTATGAATCCAGAAAATCCAAAGATTAGAGGAACAGCCCAAAATGATGATATATACTTCCAAACTAGAGAGCTAACAAATAAATTTTATGACGCAATCCCTGATATCGTGGCGTATTATATGGATGAAATATCTAAGGTTACAGGTAGGAAATACGCCCCATTTGTATATTATGGTGCCAAAGATGCCACTAGAGTTATCGTAGCAATGGGTTCAGTAACGCAAACTCTTGAAGAAGTGGTGGATTATCTAAATTCAAAAGGCGAAAAAGTAGGCGTGCTAAAAGTCCATCTATATAGACCATTTAGTATTAAGCATATGTTTGATGTAATGCCTACTTCAGTAGAAAAAATAGCAGTATTAGACCGCACTAAAGAGCCAGGCAGTTTAGGTGAGCCACTATATCTAGATATCAAAGCTGCATATTATGGCAAAGAAAATACCCCAATCATCGTAGGTGGAAGGTATGGCTTAAGCTCAAAAGATGTCGATCCAGCTCAAATGTTAGCAGTTTATGAAAATTTAAATTCACCTACTCCAAAAGATGGATTTACAATAGGGATAATAGATGATGTTTCATTTACTTCATTACCAGTAGGGGATAAAATTTCACTAAGTGATAAAGATTGTATAGAGTGCTTATTTTATGGGCTTGGAGCAGATGGAACAGTAGGAGCAAATAAAAACTCAATTAAAATTATAGGGGACAAAACAGATTTATACGCTCAAGCATATTTTGCTTATGATAGTAAAAAATCAGGTGGATATACTAGAAGCCATTTAAGATTTGGCAAAAACCCTATCCGCTCTACATATTTAGTATCAAATCCGCATTTTATAGCATGTTCGGTGGCGGCATATTTGGATATTTATGATGTGGTAGATGGGTTAAGAGATGGGGGGACATTTTTATTAAATTCCATCTGGGACGCTAAAAAAACGATAGAGAAAATCCCAAATAGAGTAAAACGCATTCTAGCACAAAAAAACGCAAATTTCTATATCCTAAATGCTACCAAATTAGCTTATGAAATAGGTCTAGGAAATCGCACAAATACAATTATGCAATCGGCATTTTTCAAGCTTTCAGGCATTATAGACTATGAAGAAGCTCAAAAATATATGAAAGAGTATGCTTACAAAACCTATCATAAAAAGGGCGATAAAATTGTAGAGATGAACTATAGAGCCATTGATGAGGGTGCTAGTGAGCTTGTAAAAATCGATATTGATCCAAGCTGGGTAAATTTAAGCGATGATGTAAAAGAGGATAAATACAAAGGTAGCGATTTTGTAGAAAATATCGTTAAGCCTATGAACGCAGCTCGTGGGGATTATTTACCGGTTTCAGCCTTTGTGGGGTATGAAGATGGCTCTTTTGAATCTGGCACAACAGAATTTGAAAAGCGAGGCGTAGGGGTAATGGTGCCAAAATGGATAGAGGAGAATTGTATCCAGTGTAATCAATGTGCCTTTGTATGTCCTCACGCTGTTATTAGACCATTTTTAATAGATGAAAATGAGATGGCAAATGCCCCACAAGGCGTAAAAGATAGAGCAATTGACGCTAAAGGCAAGGAGCTAACTGGATTAAAATATAAAATTCAAGTAAGCCCACTAGATTGTACAGGCTGTGAGCTGTGTGCTCATGAGTGCCCAAGCAAAGAGAAATCCCTAGTAATGGTGCCACTAAATGGCGAGATAGAAAAGGGCGAGCAAGAAAATGCTGATTATCTATTTAAAAAAGTAGTATATAAAGATGATTTGATGAATAAGCAAAGTGTCAAAGGCTCAGGCTTTGCTCAACCTTTATTTGAATTCCATGGAGCATGTCCTGGATGCGGTGAAACTCCATATATCACCCTAATTACAAGACTGTTTGGAGAGCAATTAATGGTAGCTAATGCTACTGGATGTAGCTCTATTTATGGTGGATCAGCCCCGTCGGCTCCATATAGAAAATCTAATAAAACTGGCAACGGCGTAGCATGGGCGAATTCGCTTTTTGAAGATAATGCTGAGTTTGGTATGGGTATGGAGATAGCTATGCAAACTATCCGCAATAGAGTAGAGAGCATTATGCTAAATACCAAAGACAAAGCACCAAACGCTATTGCTGCTTTATATAATGACTGGCTAGCTAATAAAAATGATAGGATCGTCACTCAAAGCATTAGAGATACCTTAGTCCCACTTCTTGAAGCAAATTCAAATTTTGAAGGGGCAAAAGAGCTTTTAAGCCTAAAGCAATACATAGCAAAAAAATCACAATGGATTATAGGTGGCGATGGCTGGGCTTATGATATTGGATATGGTGGGCTAGATCATGTATTAGCAAGTGGAGAAAATGTCAATGTCTTAGTGCTTGATACAGAGGTGTATTCAAACACAGGCGGTCAAAGCTCAAAATCTAGCCGAAGTGGCTCAGTAGCACAATTTAGCGCTAGTGGCAAGGCAGTCCAAAAGAAAGATTTGGGTCAAATTTCTATGACTTATGGTAATATTTTTGTAGCTCAAATCAATCTAAATGCTAGTCAAGCAAATGTTATAAAAGCCATCACCGCAGCCGAAGCATATGATGGCCCAAGCCTTATTATAGCTTACTCTCCATGTATCGCTCACGGCATTAAAGGTGGCCTTACTATGTCAGGAGAGCAAGCTGAGTTAGCCACAGCTTGTGGATACTGGCCGACATATGTATATGATCCAAGCCTAGTTTCGCAAGGTAAAAATCCGCTTAAAATTACCTCAAAAGAGCCTAACTGGGATAGATATGAGGAGTTTTTATTAAATGAAGTTCGCTATAACTCGCTTAAAAAAATAAATCCTAGTCACGCTGATGAGCTATTTGCTCAAAATTTAAGCGACGCTAAGCGACGCTATAGACAATTAAAACGCCTAGCCGCAGCTGATTATAGTGATGAGTTAAATTAA
- a CDS encoding DMT family transporter translates to MRYNKFIIRHLGIYYMLIASMLFAGTGALSKILSSELSSIEIVFFRNIIGLFLIIFMIYQKPLHQSGGKFWLLAFRGIIGTIGLYAFFYNIAHIDLATAFTFSKTSPIFTALFAAFIFKERLNYLSWFAIFIGFVGILFVIEPTLGINKDEYIGLLSGIGAAMAYTSIRGLRKHYDTRAIVLSFMLCGSAIPLLSMIIGSFYYKPNLDFLISPFVMPSLNGWGLVIVMGLLATGFQIYLTKAYAASKKAGVVAAVGYSDVVFSMIFGLILGDPLPSSLAFLGIIMIIGAGVLVALSF, encoded by the coding sequence ATGAGATACAATAAATTTATAATTCGCCATCTAGGCATCTACTATATGCTAATTGCCTCTATGCTCTTTGCTGGGACTGGGGCATTATCGAAGATTTTAAGCAGTGAGCTTAGCTCCATTGAGATTGTCTTTTTCCGTAATATCATCGGGCTATTTCTTATTATTTTTATGATTTATCAAAAGCCACTTCATCAATCTGGTGGCAAATTTTGGCTACTTGCGTTTCGTGGGATTATAGGGACAATTGGGTTATATGCGTTTTTTTATAATATCGCTCATATAGACCTTGCGACAGCTTTTACATTTTCTAAGACTAGTCCGATTTTTACTGCTTTATTTGCGGCTTTTATATTTAAAGAGAGGCTTAATTATCTTAGTTGGTTTGCGATTTTTATTGGGTTTGTTGGAATTTTGTTTGTAATCGAGCCAACACTTGGAATTAACAAAGATGAGTATATAGGTTTGCTTAGTGGGATTGGTGCGGCGATGGCATATACGAGCATTAGAGGACTTAGAAAGCACTATGATACTAGGGCAATTGTCTTATCATTTATGCTATGTGGGAGTGCCATTCCGCTACTATCAATGATTATTGGGAGCTTTTATTATAAGCCAAATTTGGATTTTTTGATTAGTCCATTTGTAATGCCTAGCTTAAATGGCTGGGGGCTAGTGATTGTGATGGGATTGCTTGCGACTGGGTTTCAAATCTATCTTACCAAAGCCTACGCCGCAAGCAAAAAAGCTGGTGTAGTAGCAGCTGTGGGATATAGCGATGTGGTTTTTAGTATGATTTTTGGGTTGATTTTAGGCGATCCTTTGCCGAGCTCTTTAGCGTTTTTGGGTATTATAATGATTATTGGGGCTGGAGTTTTGGTCGCGTTGAGTTTTTAG
- a CDS encoding type II asparaginase, whose translation MAQVKPKVAILAIGGTIAGSANSELATTGYKAGVLGIDVLVKAVPELKNLADITGEQIANIDSSNMTNEIWLKLAKRCNELLSKVDGIVITHGTDTMEETAFFLSLVLKSDKPVVLVGAMRPATAMSADGPKNLYNAVALAANPSAKGKGVMVAMNDKILSARGVVKTHTLNLDAFSSPDFGDLGYIVDGKAFFYNNATKAHTKDTPFDISKITNLPKVDILYSYSNDGNAVAAKALFANGTKGIVVAGSGAGSIHEDQKNALKELMKQGLKVVVSSRVVSGRVAISDRDKELGFISAEDLNPQKARVLFMLALTKTNNTQEIQDYFLKY comes from the coding sequence ATGGCACAGGTAAAGCCAAAGGTGGCGATTTTAGCTATAGGTGGCACGATAGCAGGAAGTGCTAATAGTGAATTAGCTACTACAGGCTATAAGGCTGGAGTTTTGGGTATTGATGTGTTAGTAAAAGCCGTGCCTGAGTTAAAAAATTTGGCTGATATTACAGGTGAACAAATCGCCAATATTGATAGCTCAAATATGACAAATGAAATTTGGCTTAAACTCGCTAAGCGTTGTAATGAGCTTTTAAGCAAGGTTGATGGCATAGTCATTACGCATGGCACAGATACTATGGAAGAAACGGCGTTTTTCTTAAGCCTTGTGCTAAAAAGCGATAAACCAGTAGTGCTAGTGGGGGCTATGCGACCTGCTACTGCGATGAGTGCTGATGGTCCTAAAAATCTCTACAACGCCGTAGCATTAGCGGCAAATCCAAGCGCTAAAGGCAAAGGCGTTATGGTAGCAATGAATGATAAAATTTTAAGTGCTAGAGGCGTGGTTAAAACACATACTTTAAATTTAGACGCTTTCTCATCGCCTGATTTTGGTGATTTGGGTTATATCGTAGATGGTAAGGCGTTTTTTTATAATAACGCTACAAAAGCACACACTAAAGATACTCCATTTGATATAAGCAAAATCACAAATTTGCCAAAAGTAGATATACTTTATAGTTATTCAAATGACGGCAACGCCGTAGCAGCAAAGGCTCTATTTGCTAATGGCACTAAGGGTATAGTAGTGGCTGGAAGTGGCGCTGGAAGCATACACGAAGATCAAAAAAACGCCCTAAAAGAGCTTATGAAGCAAGGACTTAAGGTAGTTGTAAGCTCACGAGTTGTAAGTGGTCGTGTAGCCATAAGCGATAGGGATAAAGAGCTTGGTTTTATCAGTGCTGAGGATTTAAATCCGCAAAAAGCTAGAGTTTTATTTATGTTAGCACTAACTAAAACTAATAATACTCAAGAAATTCAAGATTATTTCTTAAAATATTAA
- the kdsA gene encoding 3-deoxy-8-phosphooctulonate synthase encodes MILIAGPCVIESRDLVFKVAEKLAEIANLDWIDFYFKSSFDKANRTSISSFRGPGLENGLKILDEVKREFGFKILTDIHESYQAKPAAQVADALQIPAFLCRQTDLLVAAAKTKAMVNIKKGQFLSPDAMKHSVKKVLETRGISEFGYEIARENGVFLCERGSTFGYGNLVVDMRSLPIMREFAPVVFDATHSVQMPSANGSTSGGDSRFVPYLARAAAAVGVDGFFYETHINPCEAMCDGPNMLSLDKLKLNLDEIKRIRDALNEQ; translated from the coding sequence ATGATATTAATAGCGGGGCCTTGTGTTATTGAGAGTAGGGATTTGGTTTTTAAAGTTGCTGAGAAATTAGCAGAAATAGCAAATTTAGATTGGATAGATTTTTATTTTAAATCCAGTTTTGATAAGGCTAATCGCACAAGTATTAGTAGCTTTAGGGGGCCAGGACTTGAAAATGGGCTAAAAATTTTAGATGAGGTCAAAAGAGAGTTTGGCTTTAAAATTTTAACTGACATTCACGAAAGCTATCAAGCCAAGCCCGCAGCACAAGTAGCAGATGCATTACAAATACCAGCGTTTTTATGTCGCCAGACAGATTTGCTTGTAGCAGCAGCTAAAACCAAAGCTATGGTAAATATCAAAAAGGGGCAATTTCTAAGCCCAGATGCGATGAAGCATAGCGTAAAAAAGGTCTTAGAAACAAGGGGAATAAGCGAATTTGGCTATGAAATAGCTAGAGAAAATGGGGTATTTTTATGCGAGAGAGGCTCCACTTTTGGCTATGGAAATTTAGTAGTGGATATGAGAAGTTTGCCTATTATGAGGGAGTTTGCTCCTGTTGTTTTTGATGCGACTCATAGCGTTCAAATGCCAAGTGCGAATGGCTCTACAAGCGGTGGCGATAGCAGATTTGTGCCATATCTTGCTAGGGCTGCAGCGGCTGTGGGCGTAGATGGATTTTTCTATGAAACTCATATAAATCCATGCGAAGCTATGTGCGATGGACCAAATATGCTTAGCCTAGATAAACTAAAATTAAATTTAGATGAGATAAAAAGGATTAGGGACGCTTTAAATGAGCAATAA
- a CDS encoding SMR family transporter → MSNKGFFWVIVGATFEASWAYGLKYANAPLEWIATAILVCCSFLSFMLSFKYLSVSVAYTMFIGFGTIFIVGAEIITNYFNNDSISFLRILFILLIIIGVLGLKRSQA, encoded by the coding sequence ATGAGCAATAAGGGCTTTTTTTGGGTTATTGTTGGGGCTACATTTGAAGCGAGTTGGGCCTATGGATTAAAATACGCTAACGCTCCGCTTGAGTGGATTGCTACGGCTATTTTAGTCTGTTGTAGCTTTTTATCATTTATGCTAAGCTTTAAGTATCTTAGTGTAAGCGTGGCATATACTATGTTTATTGGCTTTGGGACTATATTTATAGTAGGTGCTGAGATTATCACTAACTATTTTAATAATGATAGCATTAGCTTTCTTAGAATTTTATTTATTTTGCTTATTATCATCGGTGTCTTAGGGCTTAAAAGGAGTCAGGCATGA
- a CDS encoding DMT family transporter codes for MIYSIALFGAGVCEVLGVIVLNQMSRSKSIAKLLNFILLIATFGCSLSLLGYAMNEFAMSVAYAVWTGIGAVGAVAVGVVFNGEKFNIPKAVYLFLIIFSVIMLKLI; via the coding sequence ATGATATATAGCATTGCACTATTTGGGGCTGGGGTTTGTGAAGTTTTAGGAGTGATTGTATTAAACCAAATGTCAAGAAGCAAAAGCATTGCTAAGCTCTTAAATTTCATACTCCTAATAGCTACTTTTGGTTGCTCTTTATCCTTACTTGGCTATGCTATGAATGAATTTGCAATGTCTGTAGCGTATGCGGTTTGGACTGGTATCGGTGCTGTTGGTGCTGTGGCTGTGGGGGTGGTCTTTAATGGTGAGAAATTCAATATCCCAAAGGCGGTTTATCTATTTTTAATAATTTTTAGTGTAATAATGTTGAAATTAATTTAA
- the ribH gene encoding 6,7-dimethyl-8-ribityllumazine synthase, with the protein MNIIEGNLALKGDEKIAIINARFNHIITDRLVEGAKDAFLRHGGKSENLSLILVPGAFEIPMALQRALQSGKFDAVVCVGAVIRGSTPHFDYVSAETTKGIANITLKYDKPVTFGVLTVDNLEQAIERAGSKAGNKGFEAMAGAIELLSLYENLKA; encoded by the coding sequence ATGAATATAATAGAAGGAAATTTAGCCCTAAAAGGCGATGAAAAAATAGCTATAATCAACGCTAGATTTAACCACATTATCACAGATAGATTGGTTGAAGGGGCTAAAGACGCTTTTTTACGCCATGGTGGCAAAAGTGAGAATTTATCTTTGATTTTGGTGCCTGGGGCATTTGAGATACCAATGGCACTTCAAAGAGCCTTACAAAGTGGCAAATTTGACGCTGTAGTGTGCGTAGGTGCCGTGATCCGTGGCTCCACTCCGCATTTTGATTATGTCAGTGCTGAGACCACAAAAGGCATAGCCAATATAACGCTAAAATATGATAAGCCAGTAACCTTTGGCGTTTTAACCGTGGATAATCTAGAACAAGCCATCGAAAGAGCAGGCTCAAAAGCAGGAAATAAAGGCTTTGAAGCTATGGCTGGAGCTATTGAGTTGCTTAGTTTATATGAGAATTTAAAGGCTTAA
- the nusB gene encoding transcription antitermination factor NusB, whose product MATRHQVRQSVVSLLYAKEMGSEMEQFSNEYLEEKKIRNDQKNFTIALYNGILDNLDSIDTLLNNYLGKWKLDQIGSVERQILRLGAYEMRYSDIDLAIVINEAVILANELSSESSIKLINGVLDAIAKELK is encoded by the coding sequence ATGGCTACTAGACACCAAGTGAGACAATCTGTAGTAAGCTTACTTTATGCTAAAGAGATGGGTAGCGAGATGGAGCAATTTAGCAATGAATATTTAGAAGAAAAAAAGATTAGAAACGACCAAAAAAACTTTACAATCGCTCTATATAATGGAATTTTAGATAATCTTGATAGCATTGATACCTTGCTTAATAACTATCTTGGCAAGTGGAAGCTAGATCAAATCGGCAGTGTAGAAAGACAAATTCTACGCCTTGGAGCCTATGAGATGAGATATAGTGATATAGATTTAGCCATTGTGATAAATGAAGCTGTAATCTTAGCCAATGAGCTATCTTCTGAGTCTTCAATCAAGCTTATAAATGGCGTTTTAGACGCAATCGCAAAGGAGCTTAAGTGA
- the pyrF gene encoding orotidine-5'-phosphate decarboxylase, whose protein sequence is MKLCVALDMAKKDDCLALARELKGLDLWLKVGLRAYLRDGAKFIEELKNISDFKIFLDLKIHDIPNTMADACEVISSLGVDMINIHASAGEVAMRAVMDRLNLLPKRPLILAVSALTSFDDSGFKAIYNSDIKKSVINMSQIAYKSGLDGMVCSVYESLAIKGVTSDNFITLTPGIRPFGEANADQKRVADLATAIENHSDFIVVGRPIYTATNPKEIAQKILSQI, encoded by the coding sequence GTGAAGCTTTGTGTAGCACTAGATATGGCTAAAAAGGATGATTGTCTAGCCCTTGCTAGGGAGCTTAAAGGGCTTGATTTGTGGCTTAAAGTTGGGCTTAGAGCTTACCTTAGAGATGGGGCGAAATTCATAGAAGAGCTGAAAAATATTAGCGATTTTAAGATATTTTTAGACCTTAAAATTCACGATATACCAAACACTATGGCCGATGCTTGTGAAGTCATCTCATCGCTTGGCGTAGATATGATAAATATCCACGCAAGTGCTGGAGAAGTAGCGATGAGAGCGGTTATGGATAGGCTAAATTTACTCCCCAAACGACCACTTATACTAGCAGTTTCAGCCTTGACTAGCTTTGATGATAGTGGATTTAAAGCTATTTATAACTCTGATATTAAAAAAAGCGTGATTAATATGTCTCAAATAGCGTATAAATCGGGCTTAGATGGAATGGTATGCTCAGTTTATGAAAGCCTAGCTATTAAAGGAGTCACAAGCGATAACTTCATCACTCTAACGCCTGGAATTCGCCCATTTGGCGAAGCAAACGCAGACCAAAAAAGGGTAGCTGATCTAGCCACAGCCATAGAAAATCACTCCGATTTTATCGTAGTTGGCAGACCTATATACACAGCTACCAATCCCAAAGAGATCGCTCAAAAGATACTAAGCCAAATTTAA
- a CDS encoding porin: MKLVKLSLAAIVAAGALSSVASAASLEEAVKNVDVSGYARYRFDSTNTTTNTTGATNNYHRFTSDINFKSALDDNFFGVIGFRYDSRDASGERVNAATQVGTVNQGNNADNYGQTFNVRQFYVGYKAGNTTITAGRQVLGTFFTDDMVGTGIKLLNSDISGLTLAAIAFDNLQNDGDIGTRGLFIGENGSSEFVYDRNLYGVAAIGSYDPVSFQLWYAALDSVAQLYALDVTLGANIADIDLSLQAQYAGSSMWADNARTAAAAGALPLDDAQFAAVEAGAKAFGFDASAGYVWFDTDTNSLISFEDKGSFIDAGEDILDYTLINGENKYWFLKAGYTFADKVRVGADYVSGRVTSGNVSVDEYEAVARVDYKYSKKLNFKTWYSYIDRDSGDKGDAKHLRFEARYNF, encoded by the coding sequence ATGAAATTAGTTAAACTAAGCTTAGCTGCAATCGTAGCTGCCGGTGCCCTTTCAAGCGTAGCAAGTGCTGCATCACTTGAAGAAGCTGTTAAAAATGTAGATGTATCAGGCTATGCAAGATATAGATTTGATAGCACAAATACTACAACTAACACTACAGGTGCTACAAATAACTACCACAGATTTACATCAGATATTAACTTCAAATCTGCTCTAGATGATAACTTCTTTGGTGTTATCGGCTTTAGATATGATAGCCGTGATGCATCAGGCGAGAGAGTAAATGCTGCTACTCAAGTAGGTACAGTTAATCAAGGCAACAATGCTGATAATTATGGTCAAACATTCAATGTTCGCCAATTCTATGTAGGTTACAAAGCTGGTAACACCACTATCACAGCTGGTCGCCAAGTACTAGGCACATTCTTTACTGATGATATGGTAGGTACTGGTATTAAGCTACTTAATAGTGATATTAGTGGTCTTACTCTAGCTGCTATAGCATTTGATAACCTTCAAAATGATGGCGATATCGGTACAAGAGGATTATTTATCGGCGAAAATGGTTCTAGTGAATTTGTATATGATAGAAACCTATATGGTGTAGCTGCTATTGGCTCATATGATCCAGTTAGCTTCCAGCTATGGTATGCAGCTTTAGATAGCGTAGCTCAACTATATGCTCTTGATGTAACACTAGGAGCTAATATAGCTGATATAGATCTAAGCTTACAAGCTCAATATGCTGGCTCAAGTATGTGGGCAGACAATGCTAGAACAGCCGCAGCAGCTGGTGCTTTACCACTAGATGATGCACAATTTGCAGCTGTAGAAGCTGGTGCTAAAGCTTTTGGCTTTGATGCGAGTGCTGGTTATGTATGGTTTGATACAGATACAAACTCTTTAATCTCATTTGAAGATAAAGGTAGCTTCATAGACGCTGGTGAAGATATACTAGACTACACTTTAATAAATGGCGAAAATAAATACTGGTTCTTAAAAGCTGGTTATACATTTGCTGATAAAGTAAGAGTAGGTGCTGACTATGTATCTGGTAGAGTAACTAGTGGTAATGTATCTGTTGATGAGTATGAAGCAGTAGCTAGAGTAGATTATAAATATAGCAAAAAACTTAACTTCAAAACTTGGTACTCATACATTGATAGAGACAGTGGCGATAAAGGAGATGCTAAGCACCTAAGATTTGAAGCTAGATATAACTTCTAA